One window of Rubrivirga sp. SAORIC476 genomic DNA carries:
- a CDS encoding S8 family serine peptidase: MRHSLLLRPALLLLALFLTADLGLAQARLGPGLLDELGALAPGQTTTVVVTFDSEGPLTAAQRSLLTGLGITQGMTFQSLPIAGVLATPAQVASLQNTAGVVSIWPNHALTYSNADATELTGVDGARTNAQFRNLNGGLPISGRGVGVVVNDSGIDGLHPDLTYGQNLVQNVLGSTNLNAYSGLLPITYLGDQPSTDTNSGHGTHVAATVGGTGAASGGLHEGVAPGADLIGYGSGGVVLVLDGIGGIDYAMTHQFQYGIRIVTNSWGSSGDFDPADPINQSSYRAYLRNISVFFAAGNDGPGADTHNPYAQAPWVMSVAAGNKDGETLADFSSRGVDGESGTFTMFDGTTWTYRNEPVITAPGVGIISACATGSPICATGIQPDNPRYASLQGTSMATPHVAGVAALMYEADPTLTPAEVRTILEETATVLDYEAWEAGSGYVNAYAAVAVALGLDPTPYLRTIGEGEGETPLPAGVVLVDDAGDTDQAGTDILDVSFAEVDASAFTVTLRVADLDQATPSSLLAAGFQIGAMQDYGVEFDLQKADLPTVRYSLTARRTLATVGLGTVGFDEPSFDYGVRAADGAGRGIGDVAGTWDSEAGTITWTVPVGVLTVAAPPADLTGDIDQTGRPAQAGDKLAAFGADVATSVWGGVVGLSPAQTQYDTASGTTRTTLGGDSGEEEEEEEEEEEQEPGESGAQVVVSVIDSGINPYHAFYHAGSEIYPTDAPSAVTPAIKEQFGIDAAHTLSLTRTGDFNADFAADAAQWASVQPGEVYWVEGTNILAVSFDPGTRILMPDDEDDTHGVGTSAAVLRANPEAVMLFVEGITDASETFAFTHPSVDIVSTSYGAIGSLPLPGHINDSYTGVVTNGKLHLGAADNSPSTAIQDGTAGPWWSIGVAGYEEETSEGKQLVSGTLPDVVADFTQTLPYCASCEDGQQSVGGTSFATPRTAGTLSAILLTARREAGHLGPIADVDGVMTMAAGNGFSITNWDLRRAMEEAAYIPTLDEYDPVEGAFDTIGLPVPPAGAYALVGWGAITTDPAHGVVTEALAQLGIGDAPTRSKSVDTCEFMASVVTARHVYWDNLNVGSQSFLIGGPDDYRYCNATDGGASVLGGGAALTASEAGALSLGLPFPNPVRSQATVAFELPADGAVRLAVYDLLGREVAVLAEGVRPAGAHTARVEAGSLASGVYLVRLDAAGQALTHRMTVVR, encoded by the coding sequence GTGAGACATTCTCTACTGCTCCGGCCCGCGCTTCTGCTGCTGGCCCTGTTCCTGACCGCCGACCTCGGCCTCGCGCAGGCCCGCCTCGGGCCCGGCCTCCTCGACGAACTCGGCGCGCTCGCGCCCGGCCAGACGACGACGGTCGTGGTGACCTTCGACAGCGAGGGGCCGCTAACGGCGGCTCAGCGGTCGCTGCTGACCGGCCTCGGCATCACGCAGGGCATGACGTTCCAGTCGCTGCCCATCGCGGGCGTGCTGGCGACCCCGGCGCAGGTGGCGTCGCTCCAGAACACGGCAGGCGTCGTGTCGATCTGGCCCAACCACGCGCTGACGTACTCCAACGCCGACGCGACGGAGCTGACGGGCGTGGACGGGGCGCGGACGAACGCGCAGTTCCGGAACCTGAACGGCGGGCTGCCGATCTCCGGCCGCGGCGTCGGCGTGGTGGTGAACGACTCGGGCATCGACGGGCTGCACCCGGACCTGACGTACGGGCAGAACCTCGTCCAGAACGTCCTCGGGTCGACCAACCTGAACGCGTACTCGGGGCTGCTGCCGATCACGTACCTCGGGGATCAGCCGTCGACGGACACCAACTCGGGGCACGGCACGCACGTCGCGGCGACGGTCGGCGGGACCGGCGCGGCGAGCGGCGGGCTCCATGAGGGCGTCGCGCCGGGCGCGGACCTGATCGGCTACGGCTCGGGCGGCGTGGTGCTGGTGCTGGACGGCATCGGCGGCATCGATTACGCCATGACGCACCAGTTCCAGTACGGCATCCGGATCGTGACCAACTCGTGGGGCTCCTCGGGCGACTTCGACCCGGCCGACCCCATCAACCAGTCCTCGTACCGCGCGTACCTGCGCAACATCTCGGTCTTCTTCGCGGCGGGCAACGACGGCCCCGGCGCCGACACGCACAACCCGTATGCCCAGGCGCCCTGGGTGATGTCGGTGGCGGCGGGCAACAAGGACGGCGAGACGCTGGCGGACTTCTCGTCGCGCGGCGTCGACGGCGAGTCGGGCACGTTCACGATGTTCGACGGGACGACGTGGACGTACCGCAACGAGCCCGTGATCACGGCGCCGGGCGTCGGGATCATCTCGGCGTGCGCGACGGGGTCGCCGATCTGCGCGACCGGCATCCAGCCCGACAACCCCCGCTACGCTTCGCTCCAGGGCACGTCGATGGCGACGCCCCACGTGGCGGGCGTCGCGGCGCTGATGTACGAGGCCGACCCGACGCTGACCCCCGCGGAGGTCCGCACGATCCTGGAGGAGACGGCGACGGTGCTCGACTACGAGGCCTGGGAGGCCGGCTCGGGCTACGTGAACGCGTACGCGGCGGTGGCCGTGGCGCTCGGCCTCGACCCAACGCCCTACCTGCGGACGATCGGCGAGGGGGAGGGCGAGACCCCGCTCCCGGCGGGCGTCGTGCTCGTGGACGACGCGGGCGACACCGACCAGGCGGGCACCGACATCCTGGACGTGTCCTTCGCCGAGGTGGACGCGAGCGCGTTCACGGTGACGCTGCGGGTGGCGGACCTCGACCAGGCGACGCCGAGTTCGCTGCTCGCGGCGGGCTTCCAGATCGGCGCGATGCAGGACTACGGGGTCGAGTTCGACCTCCAGAAGGCCGACCTGCCGACGGTCCGCTACTCGCTGACGGCGCGGCGGACGCTGGCGACGGTCGGGCTGGGCACGGTCGGCTTCGACGAGCCCTCGTTCGACTACGGCGTCCGCGCGGCGGACGGCGCGGGGCGCGGCATCGGCGACGTGGCGGGCACGTGGGACAGCGAGGCGGGCACGATCACGTGGACCGTCCCGGTGGGCGTGCTCACGGTGGCGGCGCCCCCGGCGGACCTGACCGGCGACATCGACCAGACCGGGCGTCCGGCGCAGGCGGGCGACAAGCTGGCGGCGTTCGGCGCCGACGTGGCGACCTCGGTGTGGGGCGGCGTCGTGGGCCTCTCGCCCGCGCAGACGCAGTACGACACGGCCTCCGGCACGACCCGGACGACGCTCGGCGGCGACTCCGGTGAGGAGGAAGAAGAGGAAGAGGAGGAAGAAGAGCAAGAGCCCGGCGAGTCGGGCGCGCAGGTGGTGGTGTCGGTGATCGACTCCGGCATCAACCCGTACCACGCCTTCTACCATGCGGGCAGCGAGATCTATCCGACCGACGCTCCGAGCGCCGTCACCCCGGCGATCAAGGAGCAGTTCGGGATCGACGCGGCGCACACGCTCTCGCTGACGCGCACGGGCGACTTCAACGCCGACTTCGCGGCGGACGCGGCCCAGTGGGCGAGCGTCCAGCCGGGCGAGGTGTACTGGGTCGAGGGGACCAACATCCTGGCGGTCTCCTTCGACCCCGGCACGCGGATCCTCATGCCGGACGACGAGGACGACACGCACGGGGTCGGGACGAGCGCGGCGGTGCTGCGCGCCAACCCGGAGGCGGTGATGCTCTTCGTGGAGGGCATCACGGACGCGTCCGAGACCTTCGCGTTCACGCACCCCTCGGTCGACATCGTGTCGACGTCGTACGGGGCCATCGGGAGCCTGCCGCTGCCAGGCCACATCAACGACAGCTACACGGGCGTGGTGACGAACGGCAAGCTGCACCTCGGCGCGGCCGACAACTCGCCGTCGACGGCCATCCAGGACGGCACCGCCGGCCCGTGGTGGAGCATCGGCGTGGCGGGCTACGAGGAGGAGACCTCGGAGGGCAAGCAGCTCGTGAGCGGCACGCTGCCCGACGTGGTGGCCGACTTCACGCAGACGCTGCCGTACTGCGCGTCCTGCGAGGACGGCCAGCAGAGCGTCGGCGGGACCTCGTTCGCGACGCCGCGCACGGCGGGGACGCTCTCGGCGATCCTGCTGACCGCGCGCCGCGAGGCGGGCCACCTCGGGCCGATCGCGGACGTGGACGGCGTGATGACGATGGCGGCCGGCAACGGCTTCTCGATCACGAACTGGGACCTGCGCCGCGCCATGGAGGAGGCGGCCTACATCCCGACGCTCGACGAGTACGACCCGGTCGAGGGCGCCTTCGACACGATTGGGCTGCCGGTGCCGCCCGCCGGCGCCTACGCGCTGGTCGGCTGGGGCGCCATCACGACGGACCCGGCGCACGGCGTGGTGACGGAAGCCCTCGCGCAGCTCGGCATCGGCGACGCGCCGACGCGCTCGAAGTCGGTCGACACGTGTGAGTTCATGGCCTCGGTGGTGACCGCCCGGCACGTGTACTGGGACAACCTCAACGTGGGCAGCCAGAGCTTCCTGATCGGGGGGCCGGACGACTACCGGTACTGCAACGCGACGGACGGCGGGGCGTCGGTGCTCGGCGGCGGCGCGGCGCTGACGGCGTCGGAGGCGGGGGCGCTCTCGCTGGGCCTGCCGTTCCCGAACCCGGTGCGGTCGCAGGCGACGGTGGCGTTCGAGCTTCCGGCCGACGGCGCGGTGCGGCTGGCGGTCTACGACCTGCTGGGCCGCGAGGTGGCGGTGCTGGCCGAGGGCGTCCGCCCGGCGGGCGCGCACACGGCGCGCGTGGAGGCCGGGTCGCTGGCGAGCGGGGTGTACCTCGTGCGCCTGGACGCGGCGGGCCAGGCGCTGACGCACCGGATGACGGTGGTCCGCTAG
- a CDS encoding YbhB/YbcL family Raf kinase inhibitor-like protein translates to MHLTSTSLADGQRFDPAFVFCQPSAEGHTTDGGNRSPHLAWGDAPGGTRSFAVVVRDPDVPADASDANTKGKTIPADAARVDFFHWLLVDVPASVSEITEGVASDGVTAGGKAPGRTVLGLEGTNTFTDFLKGSPREGTYGRYDGPCPPWNDERLHHYHVTVYALDVPTLGLPEDGSFTGADVLAAIEGHVLGQAEIVGTYSTNPDVR, encoded by the coding sequence ATGCATCTCACCAGCACCTCGCTGGCCGACGGCCAGCGCTTCGACCCCGCCTTCGTCTTCTGCCAGCCGTCTGCGGAGGGCCACACCACCGACGGCGGCAACCGGAGTCCGCACCTCGCCTGGGGGGACGCGCCGGGCGGGACCCGGTCGTTCGCCGTGGTCGTCCGCGACCCGGACGTGCCGGCCGACGCGAGCGACGCCAACACGAAGGGCAAGACGATCCCGGCCGACGCCGCGCGGGTCGACTTCTTCCACTGGCTGCTGGTGGACGTGCCCGCCTCGGTGTCGGAGATCACGGAGGGCGTGGCGTCCGACGGCGTGACGGCGGGCGGCAAGGCGCCGGGGCGGACGGTGCTGGGCCTGGAGGGCACCAACACGTTCACGGACTTCCTGAAGGGCTCGCCGCGGGAGGGCACCTACGGTCGCTACGACGGCCCGTGCCCGCCGTGGAACGACGAGCGGCTGCATCACTACCACGTGACGGTCTACGCGCTCGACGTGCCGACGCTGGGCCTCCCGGAGGACGGCTCGTTCACCGGCGCCGACGTGCTGGCCGCCATCGAGGGGCACGTGCTCGGGCAGGCAGAGATCGTCGGGACGTACAGCACGAACCCGGACGTGCGGTAG
- a CDS encoding amino acid permease — protein MPADAPRLKKELTLFDVYAISTGAMFSSGFFLLPGLATAQAGPATVLAYFLAGVFILPALFSAAELSTAMPKAGGAYYFLDRSLGPLAGTVGGIGTWLALVLKSAFALVGMGAYLVFFIDIPVKPLAVALTVAFAVLNVVGAKETSGLQRVLVTVLVGVLAFFVVQGLVEVGRLGGDNLAQQFTPFSPFGVEGLLATVGLVFVSYAGLTKVASVAEEVQNPDRNLPLGMFLSLATATAIYCVGVFIMIAVLDPSELRSDLTPVATAAEKFFTWLPEPWGLGLIVAAAIAAFASTGNAGILSASRYPLAMARDGLVTQKLGVLGRFGTPTTAVVVTSALMVFVIVALDVEGIAKLASAFQLLLFGLLNVAVIVMRESRIPSYVPGYRSPLYPWVQIVGILLPIVLIAQLGGFAIFLSMVMIAGGVAWYVWYVKDNPRVEREGAIYHLFERLGRSRYEGLDSELRTILKDKGLPDETPFEHLVTRSTVLDVDADASFESVARRAAASLAARAGLPAARLETAFLDGSRTGATPVSRGVALPHLRLPEVDRPELVIVRSQSGLSIGVDTVGDERPDTDHTVYAVFFLLSPKEPPGRHLRTLASIASRIDEAPFMDDWRAADTEQDLKEVLLHNDRLLALALTGDGPTADLVGRALKDVPLPRGVLVALVHRDGAVAVPSGATVLRRGDRLTILGDPAGIAALEARMRG, from the coding sequence ATGCCTGCCGACGCCCCACGCCTCAAGAAAGAGCTGACGCTGTTCGACGTCTACGCGATCAGCACAGGGGCCATGTTCAGCTCCGGTTTCTTCCTCCTGCCCGGCCTCGCGACCGCCCAGGCGGGCCCCGCGACGGTGCTGGCCTACTTCCTCGCGGGCGTCTTCATCCTGCCCGCCCTCTTCAGCGCCGCCGAGCTGTCCACCGCCATGCCGAAGGCGGGCGGGGCGTACTACTTCCTCGACCGCAGCCTCGGGCCGCTCGCGGGCACCGTCGGCGGCATCGGCACGTGGCTGGCGCTGGTGCTCAAGAGCGCCTTCGCGCTCGTCGGCATGGGCGCCTACCTCGTCTTCTTCATCGACATCCCCGTCAAGCCGCTCGCCGTCGCGCTGACGGTCGCGTTCGCGGTGCTCAACGTGGTCGGCGCCAAAGAGACGAGCGGCCTCCAGCGCGTCCTCGTGACGGTGCTGGTGGGCGTGCTGGCGTTCTTCGTGGTCCAGGGGCTCGTCGAGGTCGGCCGCCTCGGGGGCGACAACCTCGCCCAGCAGTTCACCCCGTTCAGCCCGTTCGGCGTCGAGGGCCTGCTGGCGACCGTCGGCCTCGTGTTCGTGTCCTACGCCGGGCTCACGAAGGTGGCGAGCGTCGCCGAGGAGGTCCAGAACCCCGACCGCAACCTGCCGCTCGGCATGTTCCTCTCGCTGGCCACCGCGACCGCCATCTACTGCGTCGGCGTGTTCATCATGATCGCCGTGCTGGACCCGTCCGAGCTGCGGAGCGACCTGACGCCCGTCGCCACGGCCGCCGAGAAGTTCTTCACCTGGCTGCCCGAGCCGTGGGGCCTGGGCCTGATCGTGGCCGCCGCCATCGCCGCGTTCGCGTCCACCGGCAACGCGGGCATCCTCTCGGCCAGCCGGTACCCGCTCGCGATGGCCCGCGACGGGCTCGTGACCCAGAAGCTGGGCGTCCTCGGCCGCTTCGGCACGCCCACGACGGCCGTCGTCGTGACCTCCGCGCTGATGGTGTTCGTCATCGTGGCGCTCGACGTGGAGGGCATCGCCAAGCTCGCGAGCGCCTTCCAGCTGCTGCTGTTCGGCCTGCTCAACGTGGCCGTCATCGTGATGCGCGAGAGCCGGATTCCGAGCTACGTGCCCGGCTACCGGAGCCCCCTCTACCCGTGGGTCCAGATCGTCGGCATCCTGCTGCCCATCGTGCTCATCGCGCAGCTCGGCGGCTTCGCCATCTTCCTGTCGATGGTCATGATCGCGGGCGGCGTGGCGTGGTACGTCTGGTACGTCAAGGACAACCCGCGCGTCGAGCGCGAGGGGGCCATCTACCACCTCTTCGAGCGCCTCGGGCGCTCCCGCTACGAGGGCCTCGACTCCGAGCTGCGGACCATCCTCAAGGACAAGGGCCTCCCCGACGAGACGCCCTTCGAGCACCTCGTCACGCGCTCGACCGTGCTCGACGTGGACGCCGACGCCTCCTTCGAGTCGGTCGCCCGCCGCGCTGCCGCCAGCCTGGCCGCCCGCGCCGGGCTCCCCGCCGCCCGCCTCGAGACGGCCTTCCTCGACGGCTCCCGCACCGGCGCCACGCCGGTCTCTCGCGGCGTCGCCCTCCCCCACCTCCGCCTCCCCGAGGTCGACCGCCCCGAGCTGGTCATCGTCCGCTCCCAGAGCGGCCTCTCGATCGGCGTCGACACCGTCGGCGACGAGCGGCCCGACACCGACCACACTGTCTACGCGGTCTTCTTCCTGCTCAGCCCCAAGGAGCCGCCGGGCCGCCACCTCCGGACCCTCGCCAGCATCGCCAGCCGCATCGACGAGGCGCCCTTCATGGACGACTGGCGCGCGGCGGACACCGAGCAGGACCTCAAAGAGGTCCTCCTCCACAACGACCGCCTCCTCGCCCTCGCCCTCACCGGCGACGGCCCCACCGCCGACCTCGTGGGCCGCGCCCTCAAGGACGTGCCGCTGCCCCGCGGCGTCCTCGTCGCCCTCGTCCACCGCGACGGCGCCGTGGCCGTCCCCAGCGGCGCCACCGTCCTGCGCCGCGGCGACCGCCTCACCATCCTCGGCGACCCGGCGGGCATCGCGGCCCTGGAGGCCCGGATGCGCGGGTGA
- a CDS encoding T9SS type A sorting domain-containing protein, whose amino-acid sequence MRRFVPFLLAVLVLAPVALAQSLSTDAPTRASFMRSATSFAPGDTTYLTNIPPGTTSISTFSNGNGDFLFGTGGPNIGVDAFGAGYVLPDDGAVYEIIGGTLFVTATPDEAVPGQTFEVLVYEGTIQDGPQGDPVYSEVFPSSTVPPVSEAGVAPTETFFSEPVSVSTSAFFIAYNVDGITTQFGGGSTNILPNPTPETVFLSDGDWLRVDEEFSTGGENPQAIQVQLFSEAVIRQFDPDGNLSTIGEARAAGDGATVTVEGVVTRSAGAFTYLQDETGGLAIRQTSGAFFDEVQSTSIRPGRILRVTGTLSEFNGLLQINGGALESYAIRGATAEPLPQEVTLAELASNGEAYESELVLVPDVTFTDLADNAPFEAATTYAVSDPTDASNAVSVRVPNAEDSDADGTDFTGSPARVRGVLGQNSAGAADVGYQILLIRGGDVQPNAVAVGESPEGRLGLSGVAPNPSAEAGTVTVSLAAAGPVTLTVVDVLGREVARVLDGPLAAGAHPVRLDVSALPAGTYLVRLTADGATAVRPFTVAR is encoded by the coding sequence ATGCGTCGCTTCGTTCCGTTCCTCCTCGCTGTTCTCGTCCTTGCACCCGTCGCCCTCGCTCAGTCGCTGTCTACCGACGCACCCACGCGGGCTTCGTTTATGCGCTCCGCTACGTCTTTCGCTCCGGGCGATACGACGTACCTGACCAACATCCCCCCAGGGACGACCTCCATCTCGACGTTCTCGAATGGCAACGGTGACTTTCTCTTCGGGACCGGGGGACCCAACATCGGAGTCGATGCCTTTGGCGCGGGCTACGTCTTGCCTGATGACGGCGCGGTCTATGAGATCATCGGGGGCACGCTTTTCGTAACTGCCACGCCGGACGAAGCTGTCCCCGGACAGACATTTGAGGTGCTCGTGTACGAAGGGACGATCCAGGACGGCCCCCAGGGCGACCCGGTCTATTCGGAGGTGTTCCCGTCCAGCACGGTTCCTCCCGTGTCCGAGGCAGGTGTGGCGCCGACCGAGACGTTTTTCTCAGAGCCAGTTTCGGTCAGCACGTCCGCCTTCTTCATTGCCTACAATGTCGACGGGATCACGACCCAGTTCGGTGGGGGCTCCACGAACATCCTCCCGAACCCGACTCCGGAAACAGTTTTCTTGAGCGACGGCGACTGGCTCCGGGTGGATGAGGAGTTCTCGACTGGCGGTGAGAACCCTCAGGCAATCCAAGTCCAGTTGTTCTCGGAGGCAGTCATCCGCCAGTTCGATCCGGACGGCAATCTGTCCACCATCGGCGAGGCGCGGGCGGCGGGCGACGGCGCCACGGTGACGGTCGAGGGCGTCGTGACGCGCTCCGCCGGCGCGTTCACGTACCTGCAGGACGAGACGGGCGGCCTCGCGATCCGCCAGACCTCGGGCGCCTTCTTCGACGAGGTCCAGTCGACCAGCATCCGGCCGGGCCGCATCCTCCGCGTGACGGGCACGCTGTCCGAGTTCAACGGCCTCCTCCAGATCAACGGCGGCGCGCTGGAGAGCTACGCCATCCGCGGGGCGACCGCCGAGCCCCTGCCGCAGGAGGTCACGCTCGCCGAGCTGGCGAGCAACGGCGAGGCCTACGAGAGCGAACTGGTGCTCGTCCCGGACGTGACCTTCACCGACCTGGCGGACAACGCCCCGTTCGAGGCCGCGACGACCTACGCGGTCTCGGACCCGACCGACGCCTCGAACGCCGTCTCGGTGCGCGTCCCGAACGCGGAGGACTCGGACGCCGACGGGACCGACTTCACGGGCAGCCCGGCGCGCGTGCGCGGGGTGCTCGGGCAGAACTCGGCGGGCGCGGCGGACGTGGGCTACCAGATCCTGCTGATCCGGGGCGGCGACGTGCAGCCCAACGCGGTGGCGGTGGGCGAGAGCCCGGAAGGCCGCCTCGGGCTGAGCGGCGTGGCGCCCAACCCGTCCGCCGAGGCGGGCACGGTGACGGTCTCGCTGGCCGCGGCGGGTCCGGTGACGCTGACGGTGGTGGACGTGCTCGGCCGCGAGGTCGCCCGCGTGCTCGACGGTCCGCTGGCGGCGGGCGCCCACCCGGTCCGCCTCGACGTGTCGGCGCTCCCGGCCGGGACCTACCTCGTGCGGCTGACGGCGGACGGCGCGACGGCGGTGCGGCCGTTCACGGTCGCGCGGTAG
- a CDS encoding FAD-binding and (Fe-S)-binding domain-containing protein, which translates to MQIDRPRLDAFAAAVRPRIAGDLRLDALSTALYATDASLYREPPLGVLVPRHADDIQAALEEGARYGVPIVARGSGSSLAGSAVSGGLVVDTTKHLRDIVAIDAEARTATVQPGVVLDDLNRAAAAHGLTFGPDPASSNRATLGGMLGTNATGTHSIQYGAVVDWVEAADVLLADGTPARFSALTPDQWAAKVGATGTEGEILKRVDALLKVHEHAIRADTPRWWRRAGGYRLERMIEAPEVDRGPGRAWDGTRNLAQLLAGSEGTLAFATEITVGLTERPAHAALGVVHFPSRASALEAVAGIMETDPTAVELFDRIALARALDVTEYAPKLHFVQRGPHGELPGALLIVEYSGASMAEVRDGLARLGRHLGPSAVITQLEEEARMADVYAVRKVGLGLAMSARLPVQAAAIIEDAAVPVEHLPAYIRELEEVMAEWNVEAVAYAHASAGCLHVRPFLDLREPAQVEALEAVARGSARLARKYGGVIASEHGDGRARGALAEDFYTPALYAAYQATKRAFDPTGQLNPGKIVDVPPLTEALRMGPDYHARSVSTAMTFPDVTGRDVGFLEAVEACNGSAVCRKTDVGTMCPPFMATREEKDATRGRANALREALSGGLPSLTGPEVAEALDLCLSCKACKAECPASVDMAALKSVWLEQKYKEAGPSARARLFGFMPQMAKRVAGPLAAIANRVNALAPARAAFARLGVAPQRPMPTFSTKPFKSSEAGAAPASPEAPRVALYVDTFGRFQEPSIPRAALAVLQAAGAHVEVPAYRCCGRTYLSKGFVPQAEKLARELVATYAPLAKAGVVIVGLEPSCILTLRDEVPRLVPGDDAKAVAAAAVTFEEWCDAHADRLAALDWQTPAGEGNTALVHGHCHQKALSRMSASHACLGAAGLSVTESGAGCCGVAGSFGYEAEHYDVSIAIAEDRLAPAVRAAPEAVVVAAGTSCREQIHHTTGRTALHPAEVLAARLG; encoded by the coding sequence ATGCAGATCGACCGCCCTCGCCTCGACGCGTTCGCCGCCGCCGTCCGCCCCCGGATCGCGGGCGACCTCCGCCTCGACGCCCTCTCGACCGCCCTCTACGCGACCGACGCGTCGCTCTACCGCGAGCCGCCGCTGGGCGTCCTGGTCCCGCGCCACGCCGACGACATCCAGGCGGCGCTGGAGGAGGGCGCGCGCTACGGCGTCCCCATCGTGGCGCGCGGCTCGGGCTCCAGCCTCGCGGGCTCGGCGGTGTCGGGCGGGCTCGTGGTGGACACGACGAAGCACCTGCGCGACATCGTCGCCATCGACGCCGAGGCGCGCACGGCGACGGTCCAGCCGGGCGTGGTGCTGGACGACCTCAACCGCGCCGCGGCGGCCCACGGGCTGACGTTCGGCCCGGACCCGGCCTCGTCCAACCGCGCCACGCTGGGCGGGATGCTGGGCACGAACGCGACCGGCACGCACTCCATCCAGTACGGCGCCGTGGTGGACTGGGTCGAGGCGGCCGACGTGCTCCTCGCCGACGGCACGCCCGCGAGGTTCTCCGCGCTGACGCCCGACCAGTGGGCCGCGAAGGTCGGCGCGACGGGGACCGAGGGCGAGATCCTGAAGCGCGTCGACGCGCTGCTCAAGGTCCACGAGCACGCCATCCGCGCGGACACGCCGCGGTGGTGGCGCCGCGCGGGCGGCTACCGCCTCGAACGCATGATCGAGGCGCCCGAGGTGGACCGCGGGCCGGGCCGGGCCTGGGACGGCACGCGCAACCTCGCCCAGCTGCTGGCGGGCTCGGAGGGCACGCTGGCGTTCGCGACCGAGATCACGGTCGGGCTGACGGAGCGCCCGGCGCACGCGGCGCTCGGCGTCGTCCACTTCCCCTCGCGGGCGTCGGCGCTGGAGGCCGTCGCGGGCATCATGGAGACCGACCCGACGGCCGTGGAGCTGTTCGACCGGATCGCGCTGGCGCGGGCGCTCGACGTGACGGAGTACGCCCCGAAGCTGCACTTCGTCCAGCGCGGGCCGCACGGCGAGCTGCCCGGCGCGCTGCTGATCGTGGAGTACAGCGGGGCGTCGATGGCCGAGGTGCGCGACGGGCTGGCCCGCCTCGGTCGGCACCTGGGGCCGTCCGCCGTGATCACGCAGCTGGAGGAGGAGGCGCGGATGGCCGACGTGTACGCGGTCCGCAAGGTGGGGCTGGGGCTGGCGATGAGCGCGCGGCTGCCGGTGCAGGCCGCCGCCATCATCGAGGACGCGGCGGTGCCGGTGGAGCACCTGCCCGCCTACATCCGCGAGCTGGAGGAGGTGATGGCCGAGTGGAACGTCGAGGCGGTCGCCTACGCGCACGCAAGCGCGGGCTGCCTCCACGTCCGCCCGTTCCTCGACCTCCGCGAGCCCGCCCAGGTCGAGGCGCTGGAGGCCGTCGCGCGGGGCTCGGCGCGGCTGGCCCGGAAGTACGGCGGCGTGATCGCGTCCGAGCACGGCGACGGCCGGGCCCGCGGGGCGCTCGCGGAGGACTTCTACACGCCCGCCCTCTACGCGGCCTACCAGGCCACCAAACGGGCCTTCGACCCGACCGGCCAGCTCAACCCCGGCAAGATCGTCGACGTGCCGCCGTTGACGGAGGCGCTGCGGATGGGGCCGGACTACCACGCCCGCTCGGTGTCGACGGCGATGACGTTCCCCGACGTGACGGGCCGCGACGTGGGCTTCCTGGAGGCCGTCGAGGCGTGCAACGGCTCGGCCGTCTGCCGCAAGACGGACGTGGGGACGATGTGCCCGCCGTTCATGGCGACGCGCGAGGAGAAGGACGCGACGCGCGGCCGGGCCAACGCGCTCCGCGAGGCGCTCTCGGGCGGCCTGCCGTCGCTGACCGGCCCCGAGGTGGCCGAGGCGCTGGACCTGTGCCTGTCCTGCAAGGCGTGCAAGGCCGAGTGCCCGGCGTCGGTGGACATGGCGGCGCTCAAGTCGGTCTGGCTGGAGCAGAAATACAAGGAGGCGGGGCCGAGCGCGCGGGCGCGGCTGTTCGGGTTCATGCCGCAGATGGCGAAGCGCGTGGCGGGTCCGCTGGCGGCCATCGCCAACCGGGTCAACGCGCTGGCGCCCGCGCGGGCCGCCTTCGCCCGCCTCGGCGTGGCCCCCCAGCGCCCCATGCCGACGTTCTCGACGAAGCCGTTCAAGTCGTCCGAAGCCGGGGCGGCCCCCGCATCCCCCGAGGCACCCCGGGTCGCGCTCTACGTCGATACGTTCGGGCGCTTCCAGGAGCCGTCCATCCCGCGCGCGGCGCTGGCGGTGCTGCAGGCGGCAGGCGCCCACGTCGAGGTCCCGGCGTACCGCTGCTGCGGGCGGACGTACCTGTCGAAGGGCTTCGTCCCGCAGGCCGAGAAGCTGGCCCGCGAGCTGGTCGCGACGTACGCGCCGCTGGCGAAGGCGGGCGTCGTCATCGTGGGGCTGGAGCCGTCGTGCATTCTGACGCTCCGCGACGAGGTGCCGCGCCTGGTGCCGGGGGACGACGCGAAGGCGGTCGCCGCCGCCGCGGTCACCTTCGAGGAGTGGTGCGATGCCCACGCCGACCGCCTCGCCGCGCTCGACTGGCAGACGCCAGCGGGTGAGGGGAACACGGCGCTCGTGCACGGCCACTGCCACCAGAAGGCGCTCTCGCGGATGTCGGCCAGCCACGCCTGCCTCGGCGCGGCCGGGCTGTCGGTGACGGAGTCGGGCGCGGGCTGCTGCGGCGTCGCCGGGTCGTTCGGCTACGAGGCCGAGCACTACGACGTGTCGATCGCCATCGCGGAGGACCGGCTGGCCCCGGCCGTCCGCGCGGCGCCCGAGGCGGTCGTGGTCGCGGCGGGGACGAGCTGCCGCGAGCAGATCCACCACACGACCGGGCGGACGGCCCTCCACCCGGCCGAGGTGCTGGCGGCGCGGCTGGGGTAG